In Sphaeramia orbicularis chromosome 3, fSphaOr1.1, whole genome shotgun sequence, a genomic segment contains:
- the tppp3 gene encoding tubulin polymerization-promoting protein family member 3 — MAESMDMEQLLVSFKKFAIHGDTKATGKEMNGKNWAKLCKDCKIIDGKNVTSTDVDIVFTKVKQKTSRVITYEEFQKALEMLAPKRFKDQSKEDAVQSMFKLIEGKEPTNVGVTKVAKTAAVDRLTDTSKYTGSHKERFDETGKGRGREGREEIVENTGYVGAYKNAGTYDTKVKGEK, encoded by the exons ATGGCGGAAAGCATGGACATGGAGCAGCTCCTGGTGTCGTTTAAGAAGTTTGCCATCCACGGAGACACAAAGGCCACTGGGAAGGAGATGAACGGAAAGAACTGGGCCAAACTCTGCAAAGACTGCAAGATCATCGACGGCAAGAACGTCACCAGCACCGACGTCGACATCGTTTTCACTAAAGTCAA ACAGAAGACGTCCCGTGTCATAACCTACGAGGAATTCCAGAAAGCTCTGGAGATGTTGGCACCAAAGAGGTTCAAGGACCAGAGTAAAGAGGACGCAGTGCAGTCCATGTTCAAGCTCATCGAGGGTAAAGAGCCCACCAACGTCGGCGTGACG AAAGTGGCGAAGACGGCGGCGGTGGACCGACTGACCGACACGTCCAAATACACCGGATCTCACAAAGAGCGTTTCGACGAGACCGGAAAGGGCAGAGGTCGCGAAGGCAGGGAGGAGATCGTGGAGAACACGGGCTACGTGGGCGCATACAAGAACGCCGGGACGTACGACACCAAAGTGAAGGGAGAGAAATAA